In one Cygnus olor isolate bCygOlo1 chromosome 27, bCygOlo1.pri.v2, whole genome shotgun sequence genomic region, the following are encoded:
- the NSD3 gene encoding histone-lysine N-methyltransferase NSD3 isoform X3, whose translation MDFSFSFMQGIMGNTIQQPPQLIDSANIRQEDAFDASSDIAEDGGQTPYDSALQQGFPYPTPTAEELPPLTNGYPPAINVYEPQAKYQAYGQYPNGSANGFGTVRNFSPPEYYQTENSNARPHEVLEKPPPPQPPPPPPPSVSQTGIPKKTGSPEIKLKITKTIQNGRELFESSLCGDLLNEVQASEYAKAKHEGRKEKRKKSSKHDSSRSEERKSHKIPKLEPEEQNRPNERLSMLSDRPREDALLEETPVQQFLPSLPTQVAHDIKFQVGDLVWSKVGTYPWWPCMVSCDPQLDVHTKINTRGAREYHVQFFSNQPERAWVHEKRVREYKGHKQYEQLLAEAAKQASNHSEKQKIRKPRPQRERAQWDIGIAHAEKALKMTREERIEQYTFIYIDKEPEEVLSKGKKTAASKSETKKNRRPKPALNTQPEHANVVAASPSSAELRRQSQRRQSSVEEEEPPPVKIAWKTAAARKSLPASITMHNLDLQKCNMSPVVKIEQVFALQNAAGDGKLIDQFVYSTKGVGNKTEISVKGQEKLNSSSNQRNEKATVQNASSPETTPGSTGSLEKKQQRRSIRTRSESEKSTEVVPKKKIKKEQVEMVPLTAVKTGLQKGASEISDSCKPLKKRSRASTDVELTSSAYRDTSDSDSRGLNDLQGSFGKRSDSPSATADADASDVQSVDSSLSRRGTGTNKKDTVCQICESSGESLVSCEGECCSVFHMECLGLKSMPDEKFFCTECKNGEHTCFSCKLPGKDVKRCSVNACGKFYHEACVRKFATALFESRGFRCPQHCCTACSVDKDIHKASKGRMVRCFRCPIAYHSGDGCIAAGSLFVSSHILICSNHSKRNHSSSAVNVGFCFVCARGGKLLCCESCPASFHPECLNIEMPEGCWNCNDCKAGKKLRYKQIVWVKLGNYRWWPAEICNPRSVPLNIQGLKHDIGDFPVFFFGSHDYYWVHQGRVFPYVEGDKSFAEGQTSINKTFKKALEEAAKRFQELKAQRESKEALEIERNSRKPPPYKHIKSNKVIGKVQIQVADLSEIPRCNCKPSDENPCGLESECLNRMLQYECHPQVCPAGERCQNQCFTKRLYPDAEIIKTDRRGWGLRTKRNIKKGEFVNEYVGELIDEEECRLRIKRAHENSVTNFYMLTVTKDRIIDAGPKGNYSRFMNHSCNPNCETQKWTVNGDIRVGLFALCDIPAGMELTFNYNLDCLGNGRTECHCGAENCSGFLGVRPKTAFATANEEKVKNAKLKQKKRKIKTEQKQMHEDNCFQCGDGGELVMCDKKDCPKAYHLLCLNLTQPPFGKWECPWHQCDICSNPAVSFCEFCPHSFCKDHEKGALVASALDGRLCCSTHDPKSPVAPEYWNKIKCKLELQNPVEEAKE comes from the exons AtggatttctctttctctttcatgcaAGGGATCATGGGAAACACAATTCAGCAGCCACCTCAGCTCATTGACTCAGCCAACATCCGCCAGGAGGATGCCTTTGATGCCAGCAGCGACATTGCTGAAGACGGCGGGCAGACGCCGTACGACAGCGCCCTGCAGCAAGGCTTCCCGTACCCGACGCCCACGGCGGAGGAGCTCCCGCCCCTCACGAACGGCTATCCCCCCGCGATCAACGTGTACGAGCCTCAAGCCAAGTACCAGGCCTACGGCCAGTATCCCAATGGCTCAGCCAACGGCTTCGGTACAGTCAGAAACTTTAGTCCCCCGGAGTACTACCAAACGGAAAACTCTAACGCGAGGCCGCATGAAGTTCTGGAAAaacctccccctccccagccgcCACCTCCGCCGCCACCTTCAGTTTCACAGACGGGGATTCCAAAGAAGACTGGCTCACCAGAgatcaaactgaaaataaccaAAACTATCCAGAACGGCAGGGAATTGTTTGAGTCCTCTCTTTGTGGGGACCTTTTAAATGAAGTACAAGCGAGTGAGTATGCTAAGGCGAAAcatgaagggagaaaagagaaaaggaaaaaaagtagcaaGCATGACTCTTCCCGGTCGGAAGAGCGCAAGTCGCACAAAATTCCAAAACTAGAACCAGAGGAACAAAAT AGACCAAATGAGAGGCTTAGCATGCTATCAGACAGACCAAGAGAAGATGCACTGTTGGAGGAAACCCCG GTCCAGCAGTTCTTGCCTTCTCTTCCAACACAAGTCGCCCATGACATCAAGTTTCAGGTTGGCGATCTGGTTTGGTCCAAGGTGGGAACGTACCCATGGTGGCCTTGCATGGTCTCATGTGATCCACAGCTTGATGTTCATACCAAAATTAACACAAGAG GTGCCCGTGAATACCATGTTCAGTTTTTTAGCAACCAGCCGGAGCGGGCGTGGGTGCACGAGAAGAGGGTTCGAGAGTACAAAGGACACAAACAGTATGAGCAGTTATTGGCAGAGGCTGCTAAGCAAGCCAGCAACCACTCTGAGAAACAGAAG ATTCGCAAACCAAGGCCGCAAAGAGAGCGTGCTCAGTGGGATATTGGTATTGCCCATGCTGAGAAAGCGTTGAAAATGACTCGGGAAGAAAGGATAGAACAATACACCTTCATTTATATAGACAAAGAGCCAGAGGAGGTTTTGTCAAAAGGCAAAAAGACTGCTGCTTCTAAGTCAGAGACCAAGAAGAACCGACGTCCAAAGCCAGCACTGAACACCCAGCCAGAGCATGCCAACGTGGTAGCAGCATCGCCTTCCAGTGCGGAGTTGCGAAGACAAAGCCAGCGGAGGCAGTCAAgtgtggaagaggaggagccACCTCCTGTGAAAATTGCATGGAAAACTGCTGCAGCTAGAAAATCCTTACCAGCTTCAATAACCATGCACAACTTGGATCTTCAAAAATGTAACATGTCTCCAGTTGTTAAAATTGAACAGGTTTTTGCTCTTCAGAATGCTGCTGGGGATGGAAAACTCATTGATCAATTTGTTTATTCTACTAAG ggaGTTGGTAACAAAACGGAAATAAGCGTCAAAGGACAAGAAAAACTTAATTCTTCATCAAATCAGAGAAACGAAAAAGCAACAGTGCAAAATGCGTCCTCTCCTGAAACAACTCCTGGGTCAACAG gtTCTTTAGAAAAGAAGCAACAGAGAAGATCGATTCGAACCCGCTCAGAGTCTGAGAAATCCACTGAAGTTGTGCCAAAGAAGAAGATCAAAAAGGAGCAG GTTGAAATGGTTCCACTGACAGCAGTGAAGACAGGACTGCAGAAAG GTGCCAGCGAGATTTCAGATTCTTGTAAACCTTTAAAGAAGAGGAGTCGTGCCTCAACTGATGTAGAACTGACTAGCTCAGCTTACAGAGATACATCTGACTCTGATTCAAGAGGACTTAATGATTTACAG gGTAGTTTTGGAAAACGTTCAGACAGCCCATCAGCTACTGCCGATGCTGATGCTTCTGATGTGCAGTCAGTAGACTCTAGCTTATCCAGGAGAGGAActggaacaaataaaaaagacactGTTTGTCAG ATCTGCGAAAGCTCTGGCGAGTCTCTGGTGTCCTGCGAGGGCGAGTGCTGCAGCGTCTTTCATATGGAGTGTCTGGGCCTGAAGTCGATGCCAGATGAGAAGTTTTTCTGCACGGAGTGTAAAAATG GAGAACATACGTGCTTCTCGTGCAAACTTCCTGGCAAAGATGTGAAGCGCTGTTCAGTCAACGCATGTGGTAAATTTTACCACGAGGCCTGTGTTCGCAAGTTTGCCACTGCTCTCTTTGAGTCGCGAGGATTTCGTTGCCCGCAGCATTGCTGTACGGCCTGCTCAGTGGATAAGGATATCCATAAAGCAAGCAAAG GTCGCATGGTGAGATGTTTCAGATGTCCCATTGCCTATCACTCAGGAGATGGCTGTATTGCTGCAGGAAGCTTGTTTGTGTCATCCCACATTCTCATCTGTAGTAACCATTCCAAAAGGAATCACTCCTCATCAGCTGTAAATGTAGGCTTTTGTTTCGTTTGTGCAAGAG GTGGAAAACTGTTGTGCTGTGAATCGTGCCCAGCTTCCTTTCACCCTGAGTGTCTCAACATAGAAATGCCTGAAGGATGCTGGAATTGCAATGACTGTAAAGCTGGCAAGAAGCTACGTTACAAGCAGATTGTTTGGGTCAAGCTTGGAAATTACAG gTGGTGGCCAGCAGAGATCTGCAATCCCAGGTCTGTGCCTCTCAACATACAGGGCCTCAAACATGATATCGGGGACTTCccagtatttttctttggttcACATGACTACTATTGGGTACACCAGGGCAGAGTTTTCCCTTATGTTGAAGGAGATAAAAGCTTTGCTGAGGGGCAAACTAGTATTAACAAGACCTTCAAGAAAG CACTTGAAGAAGCGGCAAAGCGCTTCCAGGAGCTGAAAGCACAAAGAGAAAGTAAAGAAGCATTAGAAATTGAAAGGAATTCAAGGAAACCTCCACCTTATAAACACATTAAA TCCAACAAGGTGATAGGGAAGGTTCAGATTCAGGTAGCTGATCTGTCAGAAATCCCTCGCTGTAACTGCAAGCCATCTGATGAGAACCCCTGTGGCCTAGAGTCAGAGTGTCTGAACAGGATGCTCCAGTATGAGTGCCACCCCCAGGTGTGCCCAGCGGGAGAGCGATGTCAGAACCAGTGCTTCACCAAAAGACTCTACCCTGATGCTGAAATCATAAAAACGGATCGACGTGGGTGGGGTCTCAGGACAAAACGGAACATTAAAAAG ggtgAATTTGTGAACGAATATGTTGGCGAGCTAATTGACGAAGAAGAGTGCAGATTGCGGATTAAACGTGCTCATGAAAACAGCGTGACCAATTTTTATATGTTAACTGTTACAAAG GATCGGATAATAGATGCTGGCCCAAAGGGGAATTATTCTCGCTTTATGAACCATAGTTGTAATCCAAActgtgaaacacagaaatggaCGGTGAATGGTGACATTAGAGTTGGACTATTTGCTCTTTGTGATATTCCTGCAG gaATGGAGTTAACATTCAATTATAATTTGGATTGCCTTGGCAATGGTAGGACCGAATGTCATTGTGGAGCAGAAAACTGCAGTGGTTTCCTAGGAGTGCGTCCAAAG ACAGCATTTGCAACAGCAAATGAAGAGAAGGTGAAGAATgcaaaattaaagcagaagaaacggaaaataaaaacagaacagaagcagatgCATGAAGACAACTGCTTCCAGTGTGGAGACGGGGGAGAACTGGTTATGTGTGATAAAAAGGACTGTCCCAAAGCATACCACCTCCTATGCCTTAACCTGACTCAACCACCTTTTG GAAAGTGGGAATGTCCGTGGCATCAGTGTGACATCTGTAGCAATCCTGCAGTTTCATTCTGTGAGTTTTGCCCTCATTCATTCTGTAAAGATCATGAGAAGGGAGCCTTGGTGGCATCAGCTTTGGATGGCCGTCTCTGCTGCTCCACACATGACCCCAAATCTCCTGTGGCACCTGAGTACTGGAAcaagataaaatgcaaattggAACTTCAGAATCCTGTAGaagaagcaaaggaataa
- the NSD3 gene encoding histone-lysine N-methyltransferase NSD3 isoform X2, whose translation MDFSFSFMQGIMGNTIQQPPQLIDSANIRQEDAFDASSDIAEDGGQTPYDSALQQGFPYPTPTAEELPPLTNGYPPAINVYEPQAKYQAYGQYPNGSANGFGTVRNFSPPEYYQTENSNARPHEVLEKPPPPQPPPPPPPSVSQTGIPKKTGSPEIKLKITKTIQNGRELFESSLCGDLLNEVQASEYAKAKHEGRKEKRKKSSKHDSSRSEERKSHKIPKLEPEEQNVQQFLPSLPTQVAHDIKFQVGDLVWSKVGTYPWWPCMVSCDPQLDVHTKINTRGAREYHVQFFSNQPERAWVHEKRVREYKGHKQYEQLLAEAAKQASNHSEKQKIRKPRPQRERAQWDIGIAHAEKALKMTREERIEQYTFIYIDKEPEEVLSKGKKTAASKSETKKNRRPKPALNTQPEHANVVAASPSSAELRRQSQRRQSSVEEEEPPPVKIAWKTAAARKSLPASITMHNLDLQKCNMSPVVKIEQVFALQNAAGDGKLIDQFVYSTKGVGNKTEISVKGQEKLNSSSNQRNEKATVQNASSPETTPGSTGSLEKKQQRRSIRTRSESEKSTEVVPKKKIKKEQVEMVPLTAVKTGLQKGASEISDSCKPLKKRSRASTDVELTSSAYRDTSDSDSRGLNDLQGSFGKRSDSPSATADADASDVQSVDSSLSRRGTGTNKKDTVCQICESSGESLVSCEGECCSVFHMECLGLKSMPDEKFFCTECKNGEHTCFSCKLPGKDVKRCSVNACGKFYHEACVRKFATALFESRGFRCPQHCCTACSVDKDIHKASKGRMVRCFRCPIAYHSGDGCIAAGSLFVSSHILICSNHSKRNHSSSAVNVGFCFVCARGLVVQDHSDPLFSSYAYKSHYLLNESNRAELMKLPMIPPPSSASKKKCEKGGKLLCCESCPASFHPECLNIEMPEGCWNCNDCKAGKKLRYKQIVWVKLGNYRWWPAEICNPRSVPLNIQGLKHDIGDFPVFFFGSHDYYWVHQGRVFPYVEGDKSFAEGQTSINKTFKKALEEAAKRFQELKAQRESKEALEIERNSRKPPPYKHIKSNKVIGKVQIQVADLSEIPRCNCKPSDENPCGLESECLNRMLQYECHPQVCPAGERCQNQCFTKRLYPDAEIIKTDRRGWGLRTKRNIKKGEFVNEYVGELIDEEECRLRIKRAHENSVTNFYMLTVTKDRIIDAGPKGNYSRFMNHSCNPNCETQKWTVNGDIRVGLFALCDIPAGMELTFNYNLDCLGNGRTECHCGAENCSGFLGVRPKTAFATANEEKVKNAKLKQKKRKIKTEQKQMHEDNCFQCGDGGELVMCDKKDCPKAYHLLCLNLTQPPFGKWECPWHQCDICSNPAVSFCEFCPHSFCKDHEKGALVASALDGRLCCSTHDPKSPVAPEYWNKIKCKLELQNPVEEAKE comes from the exons AtggatttctctttctctttcatgcaAGGGATCATGGGAAACACAATTCAGCAGCCACCTCAGCTCATTGACTCAGCCAACATCCGCCAGGAGGATGCCTTTGATGCCAGCAGCGACATTGCTGAAGACGGCGGGCAGACGCCGTACGACAGCGCCCTGCAGCAAGGCTTCCCGTACCCGACGCCCACGGCGGAGGAGCTCCCGCCCCTCACGAACGGCTATCCCCCCGCGATCAACGTGTACGAGCCTCAAGCCAAGTACCAGGCCTACGGCCAGTATCCCAATGGCTCAGCCAACGGCTTCGGTACAGTCAGAAACTTTAGTCCCCCGGAGTACTACCAAACGGAAAACTCTAACGCGAGGCCGCATGAAGTTCTGGAAAaacctccccctccccagccgcCACCTCCGCCGCCACCTTCAGTTTCACAGACGGGGATTCCAAAGAAGACTGGCTCACCAGAgatcaaactgaaaataaccaAAACTATCCAGAACGGCAGGGAATTGTTTGAGTCCTCTCTTTGTGGGGACCTTTTAAATGAAGTACAAGCGAGTGAGTATGCTAAGGCGAAAcatgaagggagaaaagagaaaaggaaaaaaagtagcaaGCATGACTCTTCCCGGTCGGAAGAGCGCAAGTCGCACAAAATTCCAAAACTAGAACCAGAGGAACAAAAT GTCCAGCAGTTCTTGCCTTCTCTTCCAACACAAGTCGCCCATGACATCAAGTTTCAGGTTGGCGATCTGGTTTGGTCCAAGGTGGGAACGTACCCATGGTGGCCTTGCATGGTCTCATGTGATCCACAGCTTGATGTTCATACCAAAATTAACACAAGAG GTGCCCGTGAATACCATGTTCAGTTTTTTAGCAACCAGCCGGAGCGGGCGTGGGTGCACGAGAAGAGGGTTCGAGAGTACAAAGGACACAAACAGTATGAGCAGTTATTGGCAGAGGCTGCTAAGCAAGCCAGCAACCACTCTGAGAAACAGAAG ATTCGCAAACCAAGGCCGCAAAGAGAGCGTGCTCAGTGGGATATTGGTATTGCCCATGCTGAGAAAGCGTTGAAAATGACTCGGGAAGAAAGGATAGAACAATACACCTTCATTTATATAGACAAAGAGCCAGAGGAGGTTTTGTCAAAAGGCAAAAAGACTGCTGCTTCTAAGTCAGAGACCAAGAAGAACCGACGTCCAAAGCCAGCACTGAACACCCAGCCAGAGCATGCCAACGTGGTAGCAGCATCGCCTTCCAGTGCGGAGTTGCGAAGACAAAGCCAGCGGAGGCAGTCAAgtgtggaagaggaggagccACCTCCTGTGAAAATTGCATGGAAAACTGCTGCAGCTAGAAAATCCTTACCAGCTTCAATAACCATGCACAACTTGGATCTTCAAAAATGTAACATGTCTCCAGTTGTTAAAATTGAACAGGTTTTTGCTCTTCAGAATGCTGCTGGGGATGGAAAACTCATTGATCAATTTGTTTATTCTACTAAG ggaGTTGGTAACAAAACGGAAATAAGCGTCAAAGGACAAGAAAAACTTAATTCTTCATCAAATCAGAGAAACGAAAAAGCAACAGTGCAAAATGCGTCCTCTCCTGAAACAACTCCTGGGTCAACAG gtTCTTTAGAAAAGAAGCAACAGAGAAGATCGATTCGAACCCGCTCAGAGTCTGAGAAATCCACTGAAGTTGTGCCAAAGAAGAAGATCAAAAAGGAGCAG GTTGAAATGGTTCCACTGACAGCAGTGAAGACAGGACTGCAGAAAG GTGCCAGCGAGATTTCAGATTCTTGTAAACCTTTAAAGAAGAGGAGTCGTGCCTCAACTGATGTAGAACTGACTAGCTCAGCTTACAGAGATACATCTGACTCTGATTCAAGAGGACTTAATGATTTACAG gGTAGTTTTGGAAAACGTTCAGACAGCCCATCAGCTACTGCCGATGCTGATGCTTCTGATGTGCAGTCAGTAGACTCTAGCTTATCCAGGAGAGGAActggaacaaataaaaaagacactGTTTGTCAG ATCTGCGAAAGCTCTGGCGAGTCTCTGGTGTCCTGCGAGGGCGAGTGCTGCAGCGTCTTTCATATGGAGTGTCTGGGCCTGAAGTCGATGCCAGATGAGAAGTTTTTCTGCACGGAGTGTAAAAATG GAGAACATACGTGCTTCTCGTGCAAACTTCCTGGCAAAGATGTGAAGCGCTGTTCAGTCAACGCATGTGGTAAATTTTACCACGAGGCCTGTGTTCGCAAGTTTGCCACTGCTCTCTTTGAGTCGCGAGGATTTCGTTGCCCGCAGCATTGCTGTACGGCCTGCTCAGTGGATAAGGATATCCATAAAGCAAGCAAAG GTCGCATGGTGAGATGTTTCAGATGTCCCATTGCCTATCACTCAGGAGATGGCTGTATTGCTGCAGGAAGCTTGTTTGTGTCATCCCACATTCTCATCTGTAGTAACCATTCCAAAAGGAATCACTCCTCATCAGCTGTAAATGTAGGCTTTTGTTTCGTTTGTGCAAGAG GGTTGGTAGTGCAGGATCATTCAGACCCCCTGTTCAGTTCATATGCCTATAAGTCCCACTACCTACTGAATGAATCAAATCGTGCTGAGTTGATGAAATTACCTATGATTCCTCCTCCTTCGTCAGCTTccaaaaagaaatgtgagaaaG GTGGAAAACTGTTGTGCTGTGAATCGTGCCCAGCTTCCTTTCACCCTGAGTGTCTCAACATAGAAATGCCTGAAGGATGCTGGAATTGCAATGACTGTAAAGCTGGCAAGAAGCTACGTTACAAGCAGATTGTTTGGGTCAAGCTTGGAAATTACAG gTGGTGGCCAGCAGAGATCTGCAATCCCAGGTCTGTGCCTCTCAACATACAGGGCCTCAAACATGATATCGGGGACTTCccagtatttttctttggttcACATGACTACTATTGGGTACACCAGGGCAGAGTTTTCCCTTATGTTGAAGGAGATAAAAGCTTTGCTGAGGGGCAAACTAGTATTAACAAGACCTTCAAGAAAG CACTTGAAGAAGCGGCAAAGCGCTTCCAGGAGCTGAAAGCACAAAGAGAAAGTAAAGAAGCATTAGAAATTGAAAGGAATTCAAGGAAACCTCCACCTTATAAACACATTAAA TCCAACAAGGTGATAGGGAAGGTTCAGATTCAGGTAGCTGATCTGTCAGAAATCCCTCGCTGTAACTGCAAGCCATCTGATGAGAACCCCTGTGGCCTAGAGTCAGAGTGTCTGAACAGGATGCTCCAGTATGAGTGCCACCCCCAGGTGTGCCCAGCGGGAGAGCGATGTCAGAACCAGTGCTTCACCAAAAGACTCTACCCTGATGCTGAAATCATAAAAACGGATCGACGTGGGTGGGGTCTCAGGACAAAACGGAACATTAAAAAG ggtgAATTTGTGAACGAATATGTTGGCGAGCTAATTGACGAAGAAGAGTGCAGATTGCGGATTAAACGTGCTCATGAAAACAGCGTGACCAATTTTTATATGTTAACTGTTACAAAG GATCGGATAATAGATGCTGGCCCAAAGGGGAATTATTCTCGCTTTATGAACCATAGTTGTAATCCAAActgtgaaacacagaaatggaCGGTGAATGGTGACATTAGAGTTGGACTATTTGCTCTTTGTGATATTCCTGCAG gaATGGAGTTAACATTCAATTATAATTTGGATTGCCTTGGCAATGGTAGGACCGAATGTCATTGTGGAGCAGAAAACTGCAGTGGTTTCCTAGGAGTGCGTCCAAAG ACAGCATTTGCAACAGCAAATGAAGAGAAGGTGAAGAATgcaaaattaaagcagaagaaacggaaaataaaaacagaacagaagcagatgCATGAAGACAACTGCTTCCAGTGTGGAGACGGGGGAGAACTGGTTATGTGTGATAAAAAGGACTGTCCCAAAGCATACCACCTCCTATGCCTTAACCTGACTCAACCACCTTTTG GAAAGTGGGAATGTCCGTGGCATCAGTGTGACATCTGTAGCAATCCTGCAGTTTCATTCTGTGAGTTTTGCCCTCATTCATTCTGTAAAGATCATGAGAAGGGAGCCTTGGTGGCATCAGCTTTGGATGGCCGTCTCTGCTGCTCCACACATGACCCCAAATCTCCTGTGGCACCTGAGTACTGGAAcaagataaaatgcaaattggAACTTCAGAATCCTGTAGaagaagcaaaggaataa